One window from the genome of Rhodopirellula halodulae encodes:
- a CDS encoding alpha/beta hydrolase — translation MNLNVASSPAEETYTWPADSHPQEGVPRGTVTQHEFADSQVFEGTRRRYSLYVPAQYDLAQPAALMVFQDGHAFEGTSGDFRLPTVFDNLIASGDMPVTIAVMVDPGHRGELLPKRGWSPRPSNRSFEYDTVSEDYSKFLLNELLPVVRQQYNITDNPDLRAICGNSSGGICAFTVAWYRPDSFRKVLSHIGSFVDIRGGHDLVPMIRKTDRKPIRVFLQDGSGDLDNQFGNWPLANQQMASALAFKEYDYKFVYGEGGHNGKHGGSIFPDSLRWLWRGWKDLTP, via the coding sequence ATGAATCTGAACGTCGCCTCGTCTCCCGCAGAAGAAACCTACACCTGGCCCGCGGACTCCCATCCTCAGGAAGGCGTTCCCCGAGGAACCGTCACTCAACACGAGTTTGCTGACAGTCAGGTCTTTGAAGGAACCCGGCGTCGATACAGCCTCTACGTCCCCGCCCAATACGATCTGGCCCAACCCGCTGCCTTGATGGTTTTTCAAGACGGGCACGCGTTCGAGGGCACCTCCGGCGACTTTCGCTTGCCGACCGTGTTCGACAACCTGATTGCCTCGGGCGATATGCCGGTCACCATCGCGGTGATGGTGGATCCCGGACATCGCGGTGAACTGCTCCCCAAACGTGGATGGTCGCCACGCCCGTCCAATCGCTCTTTTGAATACGACACCGTTTCCGAAGACTATTCGAAGTTCCTGCTGAATGAGTTGCTGCCGGTTGTTCGCCAACAATACAACATCACCGACAATCCCGATCTGCGAGCCATTTGCGGGAACAGTTCTGGCGGGATCTGCGCATTCACCGTTGCTTGGTATCGCCCAGACTCGTTTCGCAAAGTCCTCTCGCACATCGGCAGCTTCGTCGACATCCGTGGTGGCCACGACCTTGTGCCGATGATTCGCAAGACCGACCGCAAACCCATTCGCGTGTTTCTGCAAGACGGCAGCGGCGACCTGGACAATCAATTTGGCAACTGGCCGCTCGCCAACCAACAGATGGCTTCCGCCCTCGCGTTCAAGGAATACGACTACAAATTCGTTTATGGCGAGGGCGGCCACAACGGCAAACATGGCGGATCGATTTTCCCTGACTCCTTGCGTTGGTTGTGGCGTGGATGGAAAGATCTGACCCCATGA
- a CDS encoding aldo/keto reductase, whose product MRVLVGKAGWRRESWGGRGGTESVFRVWGWRRKAITKSHVVGFQCGLGYNLRRRRPNSVTQFSRDQSVVQQRRLGSSGIVVSDICMGTMTFGSSCDEALSHAICDHAFDAGINFFDAAEIYPVPPKEETYGVTEEIFGRWLKTKPRECVTVATKVTGPGHGWFKPPVRYGRTTLDRHQIIRACEDSLRRLGVETIDLYQIHWPDHGMPYEEVLESLTHLRRTGKVRVIGCSNETSWGLMKSLWAADIHGVDRYQTVQNNFSLINRRCENELAQVCRRENVSLLPYSPLGGGVLTGKYENGPPPGGRFSEYLQTGNDRQKAMAQRFVNDRTVETAVRIEEIAKSIGTTGTALSVAWSKQHDFVASTIVGATTVEQLKEILVADDMTLDDETLARIDAVEVDIPNAMTEDGLRRL is encoded by the coding sequence ATGCGTGTCTTGGTGGGAAAGGCGGGATGGAGGCGGGAATCGTGGGGAGGCCGAGGCGGGACGGAATCAGTATTCCGCGTTTGGGGTTGGCGGCGGAAAGCCATCACCAAAAGCCATGTGGTGGGATTCCAATGCGGATTGGGCTACAACCTCCGCCGTCGAAGACCCAACAGTGTAACTCAATTTTCACGGGATCAATCAGTCGTGCAACAGCGTCGTTTAGGCAGCAGCGGAATTGTCGTTTCTGACATTTGCATGGGAACCATGACGTTTGGGAGTTCCTGTGATGAGGCACTGAGTCACGCCATTTGTGACCACGCCTTCGATGCGGGAATCAACTTTTTCGACGCGGCTGAGATTTATCCCGTGCCGCCGAAGGAAGAAACCTACGGTGTGACGGAAGAAATTTTTGGACGTTGGTTGAAAACGAAGCCTCGCGAATGCGTGACCGTGGCTACCAAAGTGACGGGTCCGGGGCACGGATGGTTCAAACCGCCGGTTCGATATGGACGGACGACTCTGGATCGCCACCAAATCATCCGTGCTTGTGAGGACTCGTTGCGTCGACTGGGCGTGGAGACCATTGATCTGTACCAAATTCACTGGCCCGACCACGGGATGCCCTACGAAGAGGTGCTCGAGTCGCTGACGCATCTTCGACGCACGGGGAAAGTCCGTGTGATTGGTTGCAGCAACGAGACCTCTTGGGGATTGATGAAAAGTTTGTGGGCCGCCGACATTCATGGCGTTGATCGCTATCAGACCGTTCAAAACAACTTCAGCCTGATCAACCGACGTTGCGAAAATGAATTGGCACAGGTTTGTCGCCGAGAAAACGTGAGCTTGCTTCCTTACTCGCCATTGGGCGGCGGGGTGCTGACTGGCAAATACGAAAACGGTCCCCCGCCGGGTGGACGATTTTCCGAGTACCTGCAAACCGGGAACGATCGTCAAAAGGCAATGGCGCAGCGGTTCGTCAACGATCGCACGGTGGAGACTGCTGTCCGGATCGAGGAGATTGCCAAGTCAATTGGAACAACCGGTACCGCCTTGTCGGTCGCTTGGAGCAAGCAACATGACTTTGTCGCGTCCACGATCGTCGGCGCCACGACGGTGGAGCAGTTGAAAGAGATTCTCGTCGCCGACGACATGACCTTGGACGACGAAACCTTGGCCCGGATCGACGCGGTCGAGGTGGACATCCCAAACGCGATGACCGAAGACGGTCTGCGTCGACTGTGA
- a CDS encoding GrpB family protein has translation MTSPPFDHSYRDGFDEGEPQSIRLMHHDARWKQEFEQTRSNLLQSCQGHVTRVEHVGGTSISGLIAQPIIDVVALVPNLSNLDAASLHIEGLNFRVVDSPDWLDHCLVLQKPRHGTPTHQVFLMTAEHPAVDRLLLIRDFLRNDAEEAMRFESQKVNLWKASEGDPEQYSERKSAFFAKLEAHITEQD, from the coding sequence ATGACGTCTCCCCCCTTCGATCACTCCTACCGCGACGGATTCGATGAGGGCGAACCACAATCCATTCGCTTGATGCATCACGATGCGCGTTGGAAACAAGAGTTCGAGCAAACCCGCAGCAATTTGCTGCAATCCTGTCAGGGCCACGTGACGCGAGTGGAGCACGTCGGCGGAACTTCGATTTCCGGCTTGATCGCTCAACCGATCATTGATGTCGTCGCTCTGGTCCCCAACCTTTCGAATCTCGACGCGGCATCGCTACACATAGAGGGGCTGAATTTCCGAGTCGTCGATTCACCCGACTGGCTCGATCATTGCCTCGTTTTGCAAAAGCCCCGCCATGGAACCCCCACCCATCAAGTGTTCTTGATGACAGCCGAGCATCCGGCCGTCGACCGATTGTTGCTCATTCGCGACTTCCTACGGAACGACGCGGAAGAAGCGATGCGTTTCGAAAGCCAGAAAGTGAACCTGTGGAAGGCCAGCGAAGGCGATCCCGAGCAATACAGTGAACGCAAGTCGGCGTTCTTCGCGAAGCTTGAGGCTCACATTACCGAGCAAGACTGA
- the purE gene encoding 5-(carboxyamino)imidazole ribonucleotide mutase, whose protein sequence is MTDQIQSGNASSNSPLVGVIMGSRNDWDTMSAACEMLDRLGVPHERSVVSAHRTPERMFEYARSAADRGLKVIIAGAGGAAHLPGMVASETVLPVIGVPIQSRALQGLDSLLSIVQMPGGIPVATMSIGVAGAKNAGVMAARILATGDNDLRGRVQAFIDQQRDDVIASAELP, encoded by the coding sequence ATGACTGACCAGATCCAATCCGGGAATGCCTCCTCCAACTCTCCATTGGTGGGTGTCATCATGGGAAGTCGCAACGACTGGGACACCATGTCAGCGGCGTGCGAGATGTTGGATCGATTGGGCGTGCCTCATGAACGATCGGTGGTGTCAGCACATCGGACTCCCGAACGCATGTTCGAGTACGCCCGTTCAGCGGCGGACCGCGGTTTGAAAGTCATCATTGCCGGGGCAGGCGGTGCGGCGCATTTGCCAGGCATGGTCGCGTCCGAGACCGTTTTGCCGGTGATTGGGGTGCCCATCCAAAGCCGGGCTCTGCAGGGCCTCGATTCCTTGCTGTCAATCGTGCAAATGCCAGGCGGAATACCTGTGGCCACGATGTCCATCGGTGTCGCCGGGGCGAAAAACGCGGGTGTGATGGCAGCGCGAATTTTGGCAACCGGCGACAATGATTTACGCGGCCGCGTGCAGGCGTTCATTGACCAGCAACGTGACGATGTGATTGCATCGGCTGAGCTGCCTTGA
- a CDS encoding 5-(carboxyamino)imidazole ribonucleotide synthase, whose product MSSADSSAILPGATIGMVGGGQLGRMFAIAAARMGYRVGVFCGSSDEPAAEVAAFTVCGPLTDHSAIEAFAKRCDVITLEFENIPADTIAACSKHAPTFPDASVLAMAQDRWIEKTTLREAGLPVAAFEPVSDLESAVAAGEKLGWPIIVKTCRSGYDGKGQHRLNCPADAEAVQWDGAEGGANDGPPWVAEAVVSFEREASVIVARTVDERVATFPVFENDHRNHILDETILPANVSAEMEGRGRQIAQRVAEHLGLVGLLCVELFVTEDELIVNEVAPRPHNSGHVTIEACATSQFEQHVRAICGLPLGDTSMVVPAASMLNLLGDIWEEAAKQNGIPNWEACLATPGVALHLYGKHAARVGRKMGHLTVVGRDLDEVSKRLYSAREALLRDRT is encoded by the coding sequence ATGTCATCTGCTGATTCTTCTGCGATTTTGCCTGGTGCCACGATTGGAATGGTGGGTGGCGGACAACTTGGCCGAATGTTTGCCATCGCGGCGGCGCGGATGGGATACCGGGTGGGAGTGTTTTGCGGCAGCAGTGACGAACCGGCTGCCGAGGTCGCAGCGTTTACGGTGTGCGGGCCGCTGACGGATCATTCAGCGATCGAAGCGTTCGCCAAACGCTGTGACGTGATCACATTGGAATTCGAAAACATTCCGGCGGACACCATCGCGGCTTGCAGCAAACACGCGCCGACTTTTCCGGACGCTTCGGTGCTGGCAATGGCGCAAGATCGATGGATTGAGAAGACCACACTTCGAGAGGCTGGATTGCCCGTTGCGGCTTTCGAGCCCGTGTCGGATCTCGAATCCGCGGTTGCTGCGGGTGAAAAGCTCGGTTGGCCTATCATCGTGAAAACATGTCGAAGCGGGTACGACGGCAAGGGACAGCACCGGCTGAATTGCCCCGCCGATGCGGAGGCCGTTCAGTGGGACGGAGCCGAAGGCGGTGCAAATGACGGCCCACCATGGGTCGCCGAGGCCGTGGTGTCGTTCGAGCGTGAAGCGTCCGTGATCGTCGCCCGCACCGTGGACGAGCGAGTGGCAACGTTTCCGGTTTTCGAAAACGACCACCGCAATCACATTTTGGACGAGACAATCCTTCCAGCCAATGTTTCCGCTGAGATGGAAGGACGAGGCCGCCAGATCGCTCAGCGTGTTGCCGAGCACTTGGGCTTGGTGGGATTGCTGTGTGTTGAGTTGTTCGTCACGGAAGACGAGTTGATCGTGAACGAGGTTGCCCCACGGCCTCACAACTCAGGGCACGTCACGATCGAAGCGTGCGCGACCAGCCAATTTGAGCAGCATGTTCGGGCCATTTGTGGGTTGCCTTTGGGTGACACATCGATGGTGGTCCCCGCCGCCAGCATGTTGAATTTGCTGGGAGATATTTGGGAGGAGGCGGCCAAGCAAAATGGCATCCCGAATTGGGAAGCTTGTTTGGCGACCCCCGGCGTGGCTCTGCATCTGTACGGCAAGCATGCGGCACGAGTCGGCCGAAAGATGGGCCATTTGACCGTGGTCGGCAGGGATCTGGACGAGGTTTCCAAGCGGTTGTATTCCGCACGCGAGGCCTTGCTGCGTGATCGCACCTGA